The following is a genomic window from Thermodesulfobacteriota bacterium.
ATCATCAGGAAATTCCTGCGGCTGGACGTGCCCCCCGAGGTGACTCGGTTGTCGGGCGTGAGTTCAGGCGAAGTGACTTTCACCATTGCCTGGCCACGCCGTCTGCTGCCGGTCCCCGCCATTCCCCTGATCCTGGCCAACGGCGGCCTGGCCGGGCTTTATGCCCTGACCGGACCCGGCCGGCCGGTCTGGCTGGCCCTGGGCCTGGTCGCCGTCAGCAGCGGTCTTCTTCTTTACCGTCATGCCCGTTATGCCCGCAACCGGGTTCATACCCTCAAACAGCGGCTATCCCGGACCATCAGTGCCAACGAGGCCAAGATCGAGCAGGCGGAACGGATTGCCCGGGACCTGCTGGAGGAGAAAAAGCGGCTGCTGGCGGAACGGCGGGAGATCATCCGGCGGATGGAGATCGTTCAGGTTTACACCCGCAAGTCCCTGGTGGATATTATTGCCGCCGGGGATGATCCCACCTGTTTTCCCTCCACTCATCGCATGGTGTCGGTTCTTTTTGCCGACATCAACGATTTTACCCGCTGGTCGGAGAAGCGGAGTTCGATGGAAATCGTGGACATGCTGAACCGATATTTTAATGAAATGAACCGGCATATCATCAGTGAGAACGGAGAGATCGACAAACTCATCGGCGACGGTCTCATGGCCGTGTTCACCGACCCGGACAGCTGCCTGCGGGCGGCCGTCCGCATGTGCGGCGGTCTGCGGTCGCTCAACGGCGGCAGTCCCGTCTACAGGGAGCGCTTTTTCCATTGCGGCATCGGCATCAATTACGGCCAGGTGGTGGTGGGCAACATCGGCTCGGAAAACAAGATGGATTACACGGTCATCGGCGACATTGTCAATGCCGCCAGTCGCCTGGAAGCCCTGACCCGTTACTACCAGGCCGACATCATTATTTCCGAGGAATTCAAAACCCAGCTTTCCGGTAATTACCGCCTGCAGTTTCTGGACATGGTCCAGGTCAAGGGGCGGCAGGCGCCGACCCGCATCTATGAGGTATACGACCATCTGGACGCGGAAGCGCTCCGTCTCAAACAGGCCGTGGGACCGGACCTGGATAAGGCCTTTGCCTGTTATCAGCGGGGTGATTTTGAATCGGCCCTGTCCATTTATGACGCCATCCGGAAAAGAGCGGAGATGGGGGGGCGGACCGGCCGGCCCCTGCGCCTGCCGCTGAAGTTTTACCGGGACCGTTGCCGGGAGCTGCTGGCTCGCCGGGAGTCCGGCGGCCTGGACCGGTGGACCGGGATATATGATTTCACCATTAAATAATGGCTGGCTTTCAGGCGACGATCATCCGCCACTGCGCAGGGTTATCGCCAGAATCTCCCCCGGCAGCCAGAGACGCATGCGCGGGCCCCAGGTGCCGGTGCCGCGGCAGACGATCAGGGTCATGTTGTCGACCTGAAAACGGCCGGACAGAAGAGGGTAGACGAGCCGTTCCAGATGGTTGAAGGGCCAGATCT
Proteins encoded in this region:
- a CDS encoding adenylate/guanylate cyclase domain-containing protein — translated: MDNQGIMLAGRGMRHAPWTVDSQGCYRPPSEKESTEVYGIAGTAVRETLLYFEQCRGSTPDLVDRLNRHVPGDRFFITRAGLLDEDRWYTHEYYFYFQMFCKQFIGRFDWHFGEYSTAQLSEHHKIWEKGPLRYIPYGGPEKDSTFSMIRAMLDHYTEAGVDFSDLYDWAEALCREKTGISFKNVIVNIKNIWLCSEFWYYLIEFVKIIANVSSTTRIVEESFDHYELEGFSFAPDGMLIHLLTYMLNRSTRAYHVRVDYAGGNRATFELTRRPDWNADKTDKYFASATRNGDEAIIAAYRLIIRKFLRLDVPPEVTRLSGVSSGEVTFTIAWPRRLLPVPAIPLILANGGLAGLYALTGPGRPVWLALGLVAVSSGLLLYRHARYARNRVHTLKQRLSRTISANEAKIEQAERIARDLLEEKKRLLAERREIIRRMEIVQVYTRKSLVDIIAAGDDPTCFPSTHRMVSVLFADINDFTRWSEKRSSMEIVDMLNRYFNEMNRHIISENGEIDKLIGDGLMAVFTDPDSCLRAAVRMCGGLRSLNGGSPVYRERFFHCGIGINYGQVVVGNIGSENKMDYTVIGDIVNAASRLEALTRYYQADIIISEEFKTQLSGNYRLQFLDMVQVKGRQAPTRIYEVYDHLDAEALRLKQAVGPDLDKAFACYQRGDFESALSIYDAIRKRAEMGGRTGRPLRLPLKFYRDRCRELLARRESGGLDRWTGIYDFTIK